A DNA window from Labrys wisconsinensis contains the following coding sequences:
- a CDS encoding amidase — protein sequence MSIESLVALSVGDLADAYAAGTLSPVEVLADVLAHVEAVNPAVNALFCIRPEEAFAAARASEERWRAGTPTGLLDGVPVTVKDSVAMVGWPYLHGIAANRTLPPSSYDSPPALALREAGAVIFAKTTMPDCGLLASGISSQHGITRNPWGLAWNTGGSSAGAGASVAAGMGFLSVGTDIAGSVRLPASHCGLAALKPTHGRVPHLPADTMRMAGPMGRRVADIARLLTVLTRADERDTWSFPPEATAYHDHLDRDLAGLRIGVLTDMGFGPKPELAVREAVEAAGLWLADAGAVVEPFAPPFDEDAYAPIDLFLQVRGRCEVEALPPHGPDGLNPWVRDWALGGERHSGADLYRALGRIGVIKARLLAAFEGWDYVLAPTLPVVNFPAEDPGLVFATPLAHTVFTALFNQTGQPAATVCTAFDDRHLPIGVQVVGHRFDDLGVLQVAKALEDRRGIAMDWPLTPRA from the coding sequence ATGTCGATCGAGAGCCTGGTGGCGCTGAGCGTCGGCGACCTCGCGGACGCCTACGCAGCCGGCACCCTGTCGCCGGTCGAGGTGCTGGCGGACGTCCTCGCCCATGTCGAGGCGGTCAACCCCGCCGTCAACGCCCTGTTCTGCATCCGGCCCGAGGAAGCCTTCGCCGCCGCCCGCGCCTCGGAGGAGCGCTGGCGGGCCGGCACGCCCACCGGCCTGCTCGACGGCGTGCCGGTGACGGTGAAGGACAGCGTCGCCATGGTCGGCTGGCCCTATCTGCACGGCATCGCCGCCAACCGGACGCTGCCGCCCTCGTCCTATGATTCGCCGCCCGCCCTGGCGTTGCGTGAGGCCGGCGCGGTGATCTTCGCCAAGACCACCATGCCCGATTGCGGCCTGCTGGCCTCAGGCATCTCCTCGCAGCACGGCATCACCCGCAACCCCTGGGGGCTCGCCTGGAACACCGGCGGCTCTTCCGCCGGGGCCGGCGCCTCGGTCGCCGCCGGCATGGGGTTCCTCTCCGTCGGCACCGATATTGCCGGCTCGGTGCGCCTGCCCGCCTCCCATTGCGGCCTCGCCGCGCTGAAGCCGACCCATGGCCGGGTGCCGCACCTGCCGGCCGACACCATGCGCATGGCCGGGCCGATGGGCCGGCGCGTCGCGGACATCGCCCGCCTCTTGACCGTGCTGACGCGCGCGGACGAACGCGACACCTGGAGCTTCCCGCCCGAGGCGACCGCCTACCACGACCATCTCGACCGCGACCTCGCCGGGCTCAGGATCGGCGTCCTCACCGATATGGGTTTTGGTCCGAAGCCCGAGCTGGCGGTGCGCGAGGCGGTGGAGGCGGCCGGGCTGTGGCTGGCCGATGCGGGCGCTGTCGTCGAGCCCTTCGCCCCGCCCTTCGACGAGGATGCCTATGCGCCGATCGACCTGTTCCTGCAGGTGCGCGGCCGCTGCGAGGTCGAGGCGCTGCCGCCGCACGGGCCGGACGGCCTCAATCCCTGGGTCCGCGACTGGGCGCTGGGCGGCGAGCGGCATTCCGGCGCCGATCTCTACCGCGCCCTCGGCCGCATCGGCGTGATCAAGGCGAGGCTGCTCGCCGCCTTCGAAGGCTGGGACTATGTGCTCGCGCCGACCCTGCCGGTGGTCAACTTCCCGGCGGAAGACCCCGGCCTGGTCTTCGCAACGCCGCTGGCCCATACCGTGTTCACCGCCCTGTTCAACCAGACCGGCCAGCCCGCGGCGACCGTGTGCACCGCCTTCGACGACCGGCACCTGCCGATCGGCGTCCAGGTGGTCGGCCACCGCTTCGACGATCTCGGCGTGCTGCAGGTGGCGAAGGCGCTGGAGGACCGGCGCGGCATCGCCATGGACTGGCCGCTGACGCCGCGGGCCTGA
- a CDS encoding AbrB/MazE/SpoVT family DNA-binding domain-containing protein produces the protein MTTPSVTTKGQVDEIAVQALSPAPIEPLAAEPTGTIDGFIGFLAGKTGRVLTIDEIGEIVAAGWAAER, from the coding sequence ATGACGACACCGAGCGTGACCACGAAAGGGCAGGTCGATGAGATCGCGGTGCAGGCGCTGTCCCCTGCCCCGATCGAACCGCTGGCGGCCGAGCCGACCGGCACCATCGACGGCTTCATCGGCTTCCTGGCCGGCAAGACCGGGAGAGTGCTGACGATCGACGAAATTGGCGAAATCGTCGCTGCGGGCTGGGCAGCGGAGCGTTGA
- a CDS encoding NUDIX hydrolase: MSATERNPHRPVAAVLAVVVRDERILLVRRANPPDAGLWGFPGGKVEWGESLADAAVRELAEETGVTAEAIEAFTALDALDPGPEPGPVRHHHVLVAVLCRWIAGEPVAADDALEAAWFGLPALRSPRLGRSLGVDDLAARALALARRA, translated from the coding sequence TTGAGCGCGACGGAGCGAAATCCCCACCGCCCGGTGGCCGCGGTCCTGGCCGTGGTCGTCCGCGACGAGCGGATCCTGCTGGTGCGCCGGGCCAATCCGCCGGATGCCGGCCTCTGGGGCTTTCCCGGCGGCAAGGTCGAGTGGGGCGAGAGCCTCGCCGACGCGGCCGTGCGGGAACTTGCGGAAGAGACCGGCGTGACGGCCGAGGCGATCGAGGCCTTCACCGCCCTGGACGCGCTCGACCCCGGCCCGGAGCCGGGCCCGGTGCGGCATCATCACGTGCTGGTCGCCGTGCTCTGCCGCTGGATCGCCGGCGAGCCCGTCGCCGCGGACGACGCCCTGGAGGCCGCCTGGTTCGGGCTCCCGGCGCTGCGCTCGCCCCGGCTCGGAAGAAGTCTCGGTGTCGACGACCTGGCGGCGCGGGCTCTGGCACTCGCTCGCCGCGCCTGA
- a CDS encoding phosphotransferase: protein MRRRLGEAATAHERTLEEAVARVPSWRGRSVHYTALVGGLMNQNWLVEVEGDARSYFVKVPGAGSEMFIDRAAANEAARNAHAGGFGPEVVFFDPADGLEISEFLTGYRACTNADFSDTAIRSDVLGIYRRLHDGPALTLTKTVFDMIEEHIEQGRALGADFPPAMPWIEHRYRQAKAAFTAAGLDLAPCFNDPMPGNFLVAADPAAPRPMKLIDYEFASNNERAYEFGVLFAEMFFDETLTLELIEEYYGAVRPDNFARVMLNRALADIKWASWAVVNRKLNAWDFDYQKYGIWKYMRARDVMADPRWEAWLRAV from the coding sequence ATGAGGCGACGGCTGGGAGAGGCGGCGACCGCCCATGAGCGGACCCTGGAGGAGGCGGTCGCCCGCGTGCCGTCCTGGCGCGGCAGATCGGTCCACTACACCGCCCTGGTCGGCGGGCTGATGAACCAGAACTGGCTGGTCGAGGTCGAGGGCGACGCGCGCAGCTATTTCGTCAAGGTGCCCGGTGCCGGCTCGGAGATGTTCATCGACCGCGCCGCCGCCAACGAGGCCGCCCGCAATGCCCATGCCGGCGGCTTCGGGCCGGAAGTGGTGTTCTTCGATCCCGCCGACGGGCTGGAGATCAGCGAGTTCCTCACCGGCTACCGGGCCTGCACCAATGCCGATTTCTCCGATACGGCCATCCGCAGCGACGTGCTCGGCATCTATCGCCGCCTGCACGACGGGCCGGCGCTGACGCTGACCAAGACCGTGTTCGACATGATCGAGGAGCATATCGAGCAGGGCCGGGCGCTGGGCGCGGACTTTCCGCCGGCCATGCCCTGGATCGAGCACCGCTATCGCCAGGCCAAGGCGGCCTTCACCGCCGCCGGCCTCGACCTCGCGCCCTGCTTCAACGACCCCATGCCCGGCAATTTCCTGGTGGCGGCCGACCCCGCCGCACCGCGGCCGATGAAGCTGATCGACTACGAGTTCGCCTCCAACAACGAGCGCGCCTACGAGTTCGGCGTGCTCTTCGCCGAGATGTTCTTCGATGAGACGCTCACCCTGGAACTGATCGAGGAGTATTACGGCGCGGTGCGGCCCGACAATTTCGCCCGCGTCATGCTCAACCGGGCGCTGGCCGACATCAAATGGGCGTCCTGGGCGGTGGTGAACCGCAAGCTCAACGCCTGGGACTTCGACTACCAGAAATACGGCATCTGGAAATATATGCGCGCCCGCGACGTCATGGCCGATCCGCGCTGGGAGGCCTGGCTGCGGGCGGTGTGA
- a CDS encoding phosphotransferase has translation MSRFDMELAQVRAAVGAVPGWEGREIVAEPALPVLASPSWRGVDGSPWRAVDRASGDSLFVKIMDPDAALYIDVACAFAAACRAAELGIGPAVHSADAATGVLVMQDLNQGWRVGTLERLLDPALFDRVAAARRRFQEGPPLPRTVGVFDEIERFHAAAKAADAELPPDADWLLAELRLAGEAVRGLDVETVPIHGDGNVSNIMVSDAGEARLIDWDRATNADPLEDLGSLLVEAFDQEPEALDAFVRWTGRLDERAFNRTRLYGIADDLRWGLIGALVAAKSPRRTLEFYKFASWRFVRCRMAVREPRFGEMVRRLG, from the coding sequence ATGAGCAGATTCGATATGGAGCTGGCGCAGGTGCGGGCCGCCGTCGGCGCCGTGCCCGGCTGGGAGGGACGGGAGATCGTCGCCGAGCCCGCCCTGCCCGTCCTCGCCTCGCCGAGCTGGCGCGGCGTCGACGGCTCGCCCTGGCGCGCCGTCGACAGGGCCAGCGGCGACAGCCTGTTCGTCAAGATCATGGACCCCGATGCGGCGCTTTATATCGACGTCGCCTGCGCCTTCGCGGCGGCGTGCCGGGCCGCCGAGCTCGGCATCGGCCCGGCCGTCCACAGCGCCGACGCGGCCACCGGCGTGCTGGTCATGCAGGACCTGAACCAGGGCTGGCGCGTCGGCACGCTCGAGCGGCTGCTCGATCCCGCCCTGTTCGACCGCGTCGCCGCGGCGCGCCGGCGCTTCCAGGAGGGCCCGCCCTTGCCGCGCACCGTGGGCGTGTTCGACGAGATCGAGCGCTTCCATGCCGCTGCCAAAGCAGCCGATGCGGAGCTGCCGCCCGATGCGGACTGGCTGCTCGCCGAGCTGCGCCTCGCCGGTGAAGCCGTCCGCGGCCTCGACGTCGAGACGGTGCCGATCCACGGCGACGGCAACGTCTCCAACATCATGGTCAGCGACGCCGGCGAGGCGCGCCTGATCGACTGGGACCGGGCGACCAATGCTGATCCCCTGGAGGATCTCGGCAGCCTCCTGGTCGAGGCCTTCGACCAGGAGCCGGAGGCGCTCGACGCCTTCGTGCGCTGGACCGGCCGCCTCGACGAGCGGGCCTTCAACCGGACGCGGCTCTACGGCATCGCCGACGACCTGCGCTGGGGCCTGATCGGCGCGCTGGTGGCGGCGAAATCGCCGCGGCGGACGCTGGAGTTCTACAAGTTCGCGAGCTGGCGCTTCGTGCGCTGCCGCATGGCCGTGCGCGAGCCGCGCTTCGGCGAGATGGTGCGGAGGCTGGGATGA